One Malania oleifera isolate guangnan ecotype guangnan chromosome 10, ASM2987363v1, whole genome shotgun sequence genomic region harbors:
- the LOC131166569 gene encoding probable pectinesterase/pectinesterase inhibitor 47, with translation MKNLCRFFPPLLFLTGLVILVSVTHAHTHDLDTHSPTLACQSTSNPKRCRFVLLSFGSPSPDPLHYAKLFLKQCLKDAHRLSRIFKSHVQLHHERQSLSEAPRLRLMEARALEDCRQLVEFTMDDLQAARAELPSAGSPTGELGSRVQTQLTAVVTYQDTCLEGLKESGSKIGGAVTAPVASASELFSLSLSLVSRTLGSAAREGQSGAGSRDRFPGEAYWAHQPISTLTKVLERRDDYSDNGGSMRLENLRELLKESGIKVKGLVTVGTGGGGNTTTANFTTIGEAIATAPNDTNFYTGGYFVIYIQKGVYEENLLVPKNKSSIMMIGDGINQTVVTGSRNVADGWTTYNSATFAVAGDRFAAIDITFKNTAGPEKHQAVAVRCSADLSVFFRCSFEGFQDTLYVHTHRQFYRECQIYGTVDFIFGNAASNFQNCGIFARKPMANQTNIVTAQGRTDPTQASGISIQNCTVRPAPDLAADLNSTKSYLGRPWKNYSRTVYMQSDIDGFIDPAGWSPWSGTAGLDTLFYGEFENYGPGSNMSDRVQWPGFKVMNLSQAVRFTAYNFTWADLWLPAIVPFNVGLR, from the exons ATGAAAAACCTTTGCCGCTTCTTTCCTCCTCTTCTCTTCCTCACGGGTTTGGTTATACTTGTATCCGTGACCCACGCCCATACCCACGACCTGGATACCCACTCGCCCACCCTGGCATGCCAATCCACCTCGAACCCGAAACGATGCCGTTTCGTCCTACTGTCATTCGGATCCCCAAGCCCCGACCCGCTCCACTACGCAAAGCTCTTCCTCAAACAATGCCTCAAAGACGCCCATCGCCTCTCCCGCATTTTCAAGTCCCACGTCCAGCTCCACCACGAGCGGCAGTCGCTGTCGGAGGCTCCACGGCTCCGCCTCATGGAGGCCCGCGCGCTCGAAGACTGCCGTCAGCTCGTGGAGTTCACGATGGACGACTTGCAGGCCGCGAGGGCCGAGTTGCCCTCGGCCGGGTCTCCCACTGGCGAACTCGGGAGCCGAGTCCAGACTCAGCTCACCGCCGTAGTCACTTATCAAGACACGTGCTTGGAGGGGCTAAAGGAATCGGGGAGCAAAATCGGCGGCGCGGTGACCGCGCCAGTGGCGAGCGCCTCCGAATTGTTTAGCCTTTCACTGTCTTTGGTGTCTCGGACGCTGGGGTCCGCCGCAAGGGAAGGTCAGAGCGGCGCCGGCAGTCGGGATCGGTTTCCCGGTGAGGCGTACTGGGCTCACCAACCAATATCCACTCTCACCAAG GTTTTAGAAAGAAGAGACGACTACAGTGACAATGGAGGATCAATGCGGTTGGAGAATCTGAGGGAGTTGTTGAAAGAGAGTGGGATCAAGGTGAAGGGGCTAGTGACAGTGGGCACAGGCGGCGGCGGCAACACCACCACCGCCAACTTCACGACCATCGGAGAAGCCATCGCCACCGCTCCCAACGACACTAATTTCTACACGGGCGGCTACTTTGTTATTTACATACAGAAAGGAGTGTACGAGGAGAACCTTCTTGTGCCCAAAAATAAGAGTAGTATCATGATGATCGGCGACGGCATCAACCAGACGGTCGTCACCGGCAGCCGGAACGTCGCCGACGGCTGGACTACCTACAACTCCGCCACCTTCG CCGTCGCCGGCGACAGATTTGCAGCCATAGACATAACGTTCAAAAACACGGCGGGGCCTGAGAAGCACCAGGCGGTGGCCGTCCGGTGCAGCGCCGACCTGAGCGTCTTCTTCCGCTGCAGCTTCGAAGGGTTCCAGGACACTCTCTACGTCCACACTCACCGGCAATTCTACAGAGAGTGCCAGATTTACGGCACCGTCGACTTCATCTTCGGCAACGCCGCCTCCAATTTCCAAAACTGCGGCATCTTCGCTCGAAAACCCATGGCCAACCAGACCAACATCGTCACGGCCCAGGGTCGAACCGACCCGACCCAGGCCAGCGGCATCTCCATCCAGAACTGCACCGTCCGGCCCGCGCCCGACTTGGCCGCGGACCTCAACTCGACCAAGTCCTATCTGGGGCGGCCCTGGAAGAATTACTCCCGGACCGTCTACATGCAGTCCGACATCGACGGGTTCATTGACCCGGCCGGGTGGTCGCCCTGGAGCGGAACGGCCGGGTTGGACACGCTTTTCTACGGGGAGTTTGAGAATTACGGGCCGGGTTCGAACATGTCGGATCGGGTTCAGTGGCCCGGCTTTAAAGTGATGAACTTGTCACAGGCTGTGCGTTTTACCGCGTATAATTTCACTTGGGCAGATCTATGGTTGCCTGCCATTGTTCCCTTCAATGTAGGATTGCGGTAA